One part of the Procambarus clarkii isolate CNS0578487 chromosome 41, FALCON_Pclarkii_2.0, whole genome shotgun sequence genome encodes these proteins:
- the LOC123761147 gene encoding adhesive plaque matrix protein-like gives MIAKVTVLLLVVVVVGEAVAEDYDRYSPPAHHSRYEQEDRPYNFQYDVKDDYSGNDFGQNEQSDGDTVSGSYTVQLPDGRKQTVNYVAKDDYGYQAEVKYEGEAQYPHEYGPPITFKPQYQPSYYPQPSYQPQPSYQPQPSYQPQPSYQPQPSYKPQPSYKPQPSYKPQPSYKPQPSYKPQTSYQPQPSYQPQPSYHPQPSYQPQPSYQPQPSYQPQLSYETQHSYESQHSYESQQSYESQHSYEAKEHYE, from the exons ATGATAGCGAAGGTAAC tgtgttgctgctggtggtggtggtggtgggggaggctgtcgcTGAAGACTACGATCGCTACTCCCCTCCAGCACATCACTCACGCTACGAACAG GAGGACAGGCCATACAACTTCCAGTATGACGTCAAGGACGACTACTCCGGCAATGACTTTGGACAAAACGAACAGTCTGATGGAGACACTGTCTCAGGCTCCTACACCGTCCAGCTCCCAGACGGCCGCAAACAGACG GTGAACTACGTTGCCAAGGACGACTACGGGTATCAGGCGGAGGTAAAATATGAGGGCGAAGCCCAGTACCCCCACGAGTACGGTCCCCCCATCACCTTCAAGCCCCAGTATCAGCCATCATATTATCCACAGCCTTCATACCAGCCCCAGCCCTCATACCAGCCCCAGCCCTCATACCAGCCCCAGCCCTCATACCAGCCCCAGCCCTCATACAAGCCCCAGCCCTCATACAAGCCCCAGCCCTCATACAAGCCCCAGCCCTCATACAAGCCCCAGCCCTCATACAAACCTCAGACCTCATACCAGCCCCAGCCCTCATACCAGCCCCAGCCCTCATACCATCCCCAGCCCTCATACCAGCCCCAGCCCTCATACCAGCCCCAGCCCTCATACCAACCCCAGCTTTCATACGAGACCCAGCACTCATACGAGTCCCAGCACTCATATGAGTCCCAGCAGTCATACGAGTCCCAGCACTCATACGAGGCTAAGGAACATTATGAATAG
- the LOC123761148 gene encoding pro-resilin-like — protein sequence MAFVAALMVVVLGVALAAPSDPYRVQHVHSSGYKPGMPHDFQYNVKDDYSGTNFGHSENSDGNTVRGSYNVDLPDGRKQTVNYEADHNKGFTADVQYTGEAHHPHNYRSPVYYKQQPSYHH from the exons ATGGCTTTTGTA GCggcgctgatggtggtggtgttgggtgtagctCTCGCTGCACCCTCCGACCCCTACCGTGTTCAACATGTCCATAGTTCTGGATACAAG CCGGGGATGCCGCACGACTTCCAGTACAATGTTAAGGACGACTACTCCGGCACTAACTTCGGCCACAGTGAGAACTCCGACGGCAACACTGTCCGTGGCTCCTACAATGTCGATCTTCCCGATGGACGCAAACAGACG GTGAATTACGAGGCTGACCACAACAAGGGTTTCACAGCTGATGTTCAGTACACCGGAGAGGCTCATCATCCCCATAATTACAGATCTCCTGTCTACTACAAGCAACAACCTTCATACCACCACTAG
- the LOC123761149 gene encoding annexin A7-like: protein MIAKVTVLLVVVVMVGEAVALDYDRYSPPAHHPRYEQEGMPYNFQYDVKDDYSGNDFGQSEQSDGDTVSGSYTVQLPDGRKQTVNYVSKDDYGYQAEVSYEGEPQYPQEYGPPITFKPQYQPSYYPQPSYQPQPSYQPQPSYQPQPSYQPQPSYKPQPSYKPQPSYKPQPSYKPQPSYKPQPSYKPQPSYPTKPLYNPQPSYQPQPSYDSGEHYE from the exons ATGATCGCAAAGGTAAC tgtgttgctggttgtggtggtgatggtaggggaGGCTGTCGCTTTAGACTACGATCGCTACTCCCCACCAGCACATCACCCACGCTACGAACAG GAAGGCATGCCATACAACTTCCAGTACGACGTCAAAGACGACTACTCCGGCAATGACTTTGGCCAAAGCGAACAGTCTGACGGAGACACCGTCTCAGGCTCCTACACCGTCCAACTCCCAGACGGCCGCAAACAGACG GTGAACTACGTTTCTAAGGACGACTACGGGTACCAGGCTGAGGTCAGTTATGAGGGCGAACCACAGTACCCCCAAGAGTACGGTCCCCCCATCACCTTCAAACCCCAGTACCAGCCATCATATTATCCACAGCCTTCATATCAGCCCCAGCCCTCATATCAGCCCCAGCCCTCATACCAGCCCCAGCCCTCATACCAGCCCCAGCCCTCATACAAGCCCCAGCCCTCATACAAGCCCCAGCCCTCATACAAGCCCCAGCCCTCATACAAGCCCCAGCCCTCATACAAGCCCCAACCCTCATACAAGCCCCAGCCCTCATACCCAACCAAGCCTTTATACAATCCTCAGCCCTCATACCAGCCCCAGCCTTCATACGATTCTGGTGAACATTACGAATAG
- the LOC123761151 gene encoding pro-resilin-like: MVFMAALMVVVLGVALAAPSDPYSIQPVHSFRYKQPGMPHDFQYNVRDDYSGTNFGHSENSDGNTVRGSYNVDLPDGRKQTVNYEAGHNKGFTADVQYTGEAHHPHHYRPPVNYKQRPSYHH, from the exons ATGGTTTTTATG GCggcgctgatggtggtggtgttgggtgtagctCTCGCTGCCCCCTCCGACCCCTACAGTATTCAACCTGTCCATAGTTTTCGATACAAG CAGCCGGGGATGCCGCACGACTTCCAGTACAATGTTAGGGACGACTACTCAGGCACCAACTTCGGCCACAGTGAGAACTCCGATGGCAACACTGTCCGTGGCTCCTACAATGTCGACCTTCCCGACGGACGCAAGCAGACG GTGAATTACGAGGCTGGCCACAACAAGGGTTTCACAGCTGATGTTCAGTACACCGGAGAGGCTCACCATCCCCACCATTACAGACCTCCTGTCAACTACAAGCAACGACCTTCATACCACCACTAG